A single window of Dendropsophus ebraccatus isolate aDenEbr1 chromosome 5, aDenEbr1.pat, whole genome shotgun sequence DNA harbors:
- the LOC138793651 gene encoding uncharacterized protein yields the protein MEAFDNLLSILTPHLQRQDTYMRKSIPPVGRLLITLRFLATGESYVSLHLQFRVGTSTISGIVRCTCAVIWEHLQPIVMPSPTREIWLQSAAGFQSVANFPNCIGAVDGKHIRVKQPPRSGSQYFNYKKFFSVVLIAVVDSTYRFLAIDVGSYGSTGDSRALLRSEFGRRILLDHVTLPPPTPLPGTTHPAPFVMVGDQAFPLLNNLLRPYPRRGLDERGRLFNRRLSRARNFVECAFGIMTSQWRVFTTALQLKLATVDMVIKAACVLHNYLRDYAPTPEVNVETLPAFSAPINYGQGRQLNRGIVVRNLFADYFMTPEGAVPVPLSQPPL from the exons atggaggcctttgataatttactttccattttgaccccacatctccagagacaggacacctacatgcggaaatccatccctcctgtgggacgtctgctcataacgttaag attcttggcgacaggggagagttatgtatcgttgcacctccaattcagggttggtacgtccaccatctctggaattgtgaggtgcacgtgcgccgtgatctgggagcatttgcagcccatcgtgatgcccagtccgacccgggagatttggttgcagtcagcagcaggctttcagtctgtggccaatttccccaactgtataggggcggttgatggtaagcacatacgtgtgaagcaaccaccgcgatcaggatcacagtatttcaattataagaaatttttttctgtggtcctgatcgcggttgttgattccacgtatcgtttccttgccatcgacgtcggctcctatggcagtactggggactcccgggcgctactgagatcagagtttgggcggcgcatactcttagatcacgtgactctacctcctcccactcctcttccgggtaccacgcatcccgctccattcgtcatggtaggggatcaagccttccctttactcaacaacctgctgcgcccttacccacggagagggctggatgaacgggggagactatttaaccggaggctgagccgggcacgtaacttcgtggagtgcgccttcgggatcatgactagtcagtggagagtgtttaccactgccctgcagttgaaattggccacagttgacatggtcattaaagctgcctgtgttctccacaactaccttcgggactatgctcccaccccggaggtgaacgtggagacactgccagcttttagtgcccctatcaactatggccaagggagacaactcaaccgcgggatagtggtcaggaacctctttgctgactacttcatgactcctgaaggcgccgtgcccgtgcccctttcacagcctccctt